The Armatimonadota bacterium genomic sequence GTTTCGCGCCAGCCCCAGGATCTCCTCGATGACCTGCTCGGGCGTCTTGCCGGTGGTGTCGATGCGGTGGGCGTCGGGCGCCCGTCGCAGCGGCGCCACCTCGCGGGCCGTGGCGACCTCGTCGTCCCGGCGCAGGATCTCCTTGACCTCGTCGAGCGGGACGTCCTCGCCCCGGTCGCGCAGCTCCTCCCAGCGTCGGCGCGCGCGTTCGTCTAGGGAAGCGTCGAGGTAGATCTTCAGGTCGGCGTGGGGGAGCACGACCGTCCCGATGTCCCGCCCCTCCATGACCAACCCACCGGACAGGGCCAACTGCCGCTGCCGCTCCGTCAGCACCGACCGCACGCCGGGGTTGGAGGCCACGGCAGACACCGCCGCGTTCACCTCCAGCGAACGGATGGCCGCCGTCACGTCCTCCCCGTCGCACATCACCCGCATCCCCCCCTCGGCGGGTTCCAGCCGGATCTGCGTGTGGCGCGCGAGCTCGGCCACCGCGTGCCGATCGTGCAG encodes the following:
- the cmk gene encoding (d)CMP kinase produces the protein MRRPMTIAIDGPMGAGKGTIARLLAQRLGYRYVDTGAMYRAIAWKALQTGVDLHDRHAVAELARHTQIRLEPAEGGMRVMCDGEDVTAAIRSLEVNAAVSAVASNPGVRSVLTERQRQLALSGGLVMEGRDIGTVVLPHADLKIYLDASLDERARRRWEELRDRGEDVPLDEVKEILRRDDEVATAREVAPLRRAPDAHRIDTTGKTPEQVIEEILGLARNSR